The genomic DNA ATCCCCCAACCGCGCTGGGGGGATAAAAAAGATTTCATGAAATTGGGTCAACCCAATCTCTTTTTTGGTATCACTGCTGGCAATATGGACTCCATGATCAACCGCTACACGGCAGACAGAAAGTTACGTCATGACGATGCTTATACGCCCAATAATGAAGGGGGCAAACGTCCTGATCGCGCCACTTTAGTCTATTCTCAACGTTGTCGTGAAGCGTACAAACAGGCGCCTATTGTTCTCGGTGGTATTGAAGCGAGCTTACGACGCATTGCCCACTACGATTATTGGTCTGATAAAGTTCGTCGCTCAGTATTATTTGATGCAAAAGCGGATTTATTACTGTTTGGTAATGCGGAACGTGCCCTCATTGAAGTCGCGCACCGTCTCGCTAACGGCGAAGAGATCAGTCAGCTTACTCATATTCGTGGTACGGCGGTTAATCTTGCTCAAGCCCCAGAGTCCTTCAAGATCATTGACTCGTCACGTATTGAAAAACCCAATAAAGCCTTTGTGCCCACCAACCCCTATGAGGTGGAAAGCAATTGCACTGACAAATCCTCAGAACAGTCCGAAACCAAAGCAGAGCCAATAGTGATTCGCCCGAGTCGCCACGATTCAGAAACCACGGCGATTCGCATTCCTGCTTTTGAAAAACTGCACAATGATAGAATTTTGTATGCCCACGCCAGTCGCATCATGCACCTAGAAACCAACCCCCATTCTGGGCGCGCTTTGATTCAACGCCATGGTGATCGTGAACTGTGGGTCAACCAACCACCTATTCCATTAACCACCGAAGAGATGGACTATGTGTTTGGCCTGCCTTTTGCACGCGTGCCACACCCTATGTATGGCAAAGCCAAAATACCCGCCTACGATATGATCAAAACCTCGGTAAACATCATGCGTGGCTGCTTTGGCGGCTGTTCTTTTTGTTCTATTACCGAGCATGAAGGGCGTATCATTCAAAATCGCTCTCAAGAATCCATCTTAAATGAGTTAGAAGAGATCCGAGATAAAGTGCCTGGGTTTACCGGAACCATCTCCGACTTAGGTGGCCCTACCGCGAATATGTACCGTTTAGGGTGTAGCATCCCAAAAGCGGAAGCCACTTGCCGTCGCCCTTCTTGTGTTTTTCCCGGTATTTGTAATAAATTAAATACCGATCATAAGCACACCATAGATTTATATCGCGCAGCCAGAAAAGTTCCAGGGGTGAAGAAAATCATGATCGCTTCAGGGGTGCGCTATGATCTCGCCATTGAGTCTCCTGAATACGTCAAAGAATTAGTCACGCACCATGTTGGCGGCTACTTAAAAATAGCGCCAGAACATACCGAAAAAGGCCCATTAGATAAAATGATGAAGCCAGGTATGGGCGCTTATGACCGTTTCAAAGAGATGTTTGAAAAATACAGTCAACAAGCGGGTAAGAAACAGTATCTTATTCCTTACTTCATCTCAGCCCACCCTGGCACCGAAGATGAAGATATGATCAACCTAGCGTTGTGGCTAAAAGCCAATAAATATGAGTGCGATCAGGTGCAAAACTTCTATCCATCTCCTATGTGTAACGCAACGGCCATGTATTACTCTGAGACCAATCCATTAAAACGCGTTAAATATAAAAAACGTGAAGATGTGCCAGTGGCAAAAGGCGAGCGTCAACGCCGCTTACATAAAGCCTTATTGCGTTATCATGATCCCGCAAACTGGCCATTAATTCGTGAAGCCCTAATAAGCCTTGGCAAAAAGCATCTTATTGGTGATAAACCAAGCTGTTTAGTGCCTGAAGAAGATATCGAGGCGCAAACCCCAGCCCAACGACGTAAGTCTGGACGTCATGGTGCGCACCGCTTTGCGACTAAGCATACCGATAAACAACCGGATATTCGTAAGCCTAATCATCGAGGTAATGCAAAATCTGGCCAAGGAAGACCGGGACAGCCAAAACAAGGCGGTACTCATCAAGGGCAAGGAAAGAGCAACAGCGGTAACGGCAATAACACCGGCAATAATACTGGCTCGGCTAAAGGTCGCGGACAAAACAAGGCTAATGGCCATCAAGCACAGGCTGGAAAAAATAAGACCCGCCGCCGCTAAATACGGCTCGATACCGCTAAAAGCACATTAAAAATAAGGCCGTGATAACACGGCCTTATTGCTATCTGGGGTTTACCTTACTACTAAAGTTCGAACTCTCTATTGGGTTCAAAGCGATGTAAAAACGCGGGTAAAATCAGCAAGCTGAAACATAAAATAGCGCTTAACGCTATGGTCAACAAAAAGCCAATGGAGTGCATTCCTTGATGATCGGCCAACATTAATGAGCCAAACGTGGCTATGGTGGTTAAGCAACTGATCAACGTGGCTTTAGGTGTAGATGAAGAGAAAAAGCGTGTAATGGTTTGTTCACGACGAAAACGCTTCACAATATGAATGCCGTTATCTACTCCTAAACCAAAGATCAAAGGTATCACAATAATATTGGCCATATTCAGTGACTGACCAAACCAATGGGCAATAGCTAACGTGGTGGTAGTAGTAAGAATTAACGGAATAAATATAAACAAGATATCCAGCTTATATCGGACACTGAACAACAAAATAGCGGTGATGCCAATAATAGAAATCACGATTGCCGTATAAAACGCCTTAATGATGATCTGCCCCACTTGCTGTTCCGCTACGGCTCGGCCTGTTGCCAATGGTGCTATGTGTTGCACCGCATCAATAAACGCACTCACCTGACTCACATCACGCATATCACCGGACGGCGTAATTGATAACAGCCATTGACCTTGCTCACTTATGTATTTTTGACGAATTTGTGTCGGTAGCATGTCCACACTTGGCTCTGACACTGTAGTTTGGGAGGACAACTGCTGTAATGATGCTGCCTCAGCAAGTAAGTGTTGCTTTATCGCCCCTTCTGATATGGCCGTTTGCGGTGCGCCCGAGACCATCAATAAAGATTTATATTTGGCAAAAAATGCCACCCAGCTCATTCGCTCTTTTGCTTGAGAGTGAACCTTCATGCTGTCATTCAATTGTGCAACACGCTGTGAATAGGACACAGGTAAAAAAGAGTTCGCACTTAATGTAGACGCTACTTCTGGCTGTTGATTAAGCTGTTCTTCCCACTGTAATGCTTGCTCTCTATCTTTGGCCACCGCTAACAGTTGATAACTTGAGCCCAACTTATTGTCTTGCAACCACTGCAGTGTCTCAACGGATTCTGAATTTTTGTTCTTCAATACCAATGTAGAGAAATCAAACTGAAATTGCTGGGCACCGTAACCTGTGATCACCGCACCAAGTAGAGTCAGCGCAATAATTTTCTTGTGATGATGAATAATCATCTCACTTAGTTTTAAAGCCAATTTTGAACGCTTGGCATTGCTACGCTTAACTTTAGGGTAACCGAAGAATTGGAAAAATAGTGGGATCACTAAAAAGGTCGCCAATAAACCAAGGATCATTCCAGCGGCTGAAATAATTCCCAGCTCCCCCAGTCCATTATACGCCGTAGGGTAAAAACTTAAAAAACCAACCGCGGAAGACAAGGCGCACAAACCTAAAGGCGAAATACTGTGTTGCACAGAAAAGCTCAAACTGTCGTTATTATCGTGACCTTTTAAGCGCTGATCATAAATGTGCAAACTCAAATGCACCGCAAAATCGACCCCTAGCCCGATAAAAATCACCATAAAGACGATGGATATGGTATTAAAGGCTCCCACAAGTAATAACCCTGCGGCAAAGGTCCACACTAAACCAACCAGCACGGCAAGGTAACTTGCCGCTATGATCCTCAAAGAGCGTATTCCTATGGCTAATATTAAGATCAAACTGACTAACGACACCGTACCCGCTAAGGTAACGCTGTCATTAGCATCTTGAATTTCATCAAAATCTAAAGCGGTTTGTCCCGTCACACGAACCATAACATCCGCAGGCATACCCACACTGGAAATCACTTCACGAACGGCATTCATTATAGCTTTGTTGGGTTCTGCTTCAGAAAAGTCAGGCACCGCATGTAAGCTGATCACATAACCATTAGGCACGGAAGCCTCGTCCATTAGTATCCCCTGCCAATGGACATTATTATCATTTGCGGCCTGCGCTATGGGGGTCAGTAACGTATTCACATCCTGGGCTGAAAGATCCTCTGACGACAGTTTTTTATCTAGGGCCCCCAAGTAGCCATGCAGATCATGATTACGACTCAAGGTCATCATTTGTGGAAGGAGTAACGTCACCTTATGATCTAAGGCATCAAAGTCTTGTTGATTAAGAAAGCCTAACCCATATTGTTCAAACCAAGGCAATGTTGAGGGTGCAAACACTTCTTGAAAGATTTTCTGCTTTTTAAAGGCTTGTGCTAATTTTGCCGTGGCTTTTTTTGCTTGTGCTCCATCATTTGATGAAACCGCAATCACCACGTTACCCCTATCAGGAAATACCGATTCAACTGCATCTAAATTGTCACGCCATGACCCTTTTTGCTCAACCAAATCGTTCAGATCCGCATTCATTGAAAAATGCGTGACTCCATAATACCCAGCGACCAAAGTGACACTGAGTACCAGTAGCATAAGTGATTTGGGAAAACGGATAATAGTGTCAGTAAAACGTTGCACAATAAGTGTCTCTGAATAAGGGTTTTCTAAAGTAGGCAAATTATCGAACATGGCGCTGTTATAAGCAATGAATACACGCTTTAAAAGCGCATTGTTGTTTCACTCGGTCATAATTTCGTCATTTTTCCCCGCCACAATAACCTTTTGCTTACAGACCATAGCGCATTGAAAAGATTAAAACGTTATCAGTATGAACGCTATGCGGTATTGTGCCGACTCGCCTATCCGCGCATTTTTAAACAAACCGCCTTTGGCTTTGATGCCAACGGGCAACGCATTATCCGCAACGCTCAAGGAAAGGTGATGATTCGTATCCTGTGGAGCAAATCACGCCAAGAAGTGGTCATAGTGCTCAAAGGTTCACACAGTATAAAAGATTGGCTCATCAACTTATTGTGCTGGCAACGAAGTGCAACTCTCTTTGGCTTAGATTACTCAATTCATGCAGGCTTCCACTACCTTTTGCGCCAAGAAAGCCCGCCTTCACACAAACTTGATACCCTTGGACTGAGCGTTTTCGAACGTGTCTTGCATATCGTCACACCGCTACTTAATAACGGTATGCGTCTGGTCATCACAGGGCACTCATCTGGCGGGGCTTTAGGGTGCATTATTGGCGACCATATTGAAAGGCGTCACCCTAAGGCCATTAAACGAATAGTGACATTTGGCCAACCTGCTGTTGGGGGATGGACCTTTAAACAGCGTTACACTCTGCCCCACAAAACCTACCGAGTGTGTTGTGACCTCGATGTGGTGACCTTTATGCCACCACTGCCACTCTTGTATTGGCATGTGGGTAAAATATTGTGGTTATATAATGGCCGAATTTATGAAAACACCCCAACGTTTATTCGTTTAGGGCGCTCGTTTATCAGTTGGCTAATTCGACCATTCTCATATCATTTAATGAGTAAATACATTCGCAATAAAGATTTCTTTGATGATCATTAGCCTACTGCGCCGACAAATAGTGACAGTGTCACCAAGCATAATCACTCTATTCCGCCATTCACTCACAAAAGTGGGTCATAAAAGCGAATACTCATGCCAATGTTGTTATTTAACAAAACTGACTCAGAGCAAAACATAACGAATATTTTCCATTTTTACGGCACATGTTACGATATTTGTTACAAATAAATCTAACATGTCAATGTTTGCGATATTGTGCTCTAAAAATTAAGCATTTTGTGCGATGATCCTCTAGACAATTACATTTATCCTCTTATGCTATTAGACGTTGATTCATATTATAACAATACACAATAGTTCAGCAGATAATCATCGCGTTTAAGCCAACGCCCAATATTTAAAACACAATTAGGGAGAGGCTTTTTCTCCCAAATATATGGATATATTATGCAAAACACATTCATCGCCCGCTTGGCCAAGGGAAACCTGGTCATGCAAATCTTAATCGGTATCGTTGCCGGTGCCATCCTTGCGGTTGCCTCTCCTTCTACTGCTACAAGTGTCGGCCTATTAGGTAGCCTTTTTGTTGGCGCTCTTAAGGCTGTTGCACCCATTTTGGTCTTTATTTTGGTGGCCGCTTCCATTGCAAACCAAAAGAAAAACAAACATAGCTACATGCGTCCGATCGTCATCTTATATTTAATTGGTACCTTTTTAGCCGCGATCACAGCCGTATTACTTAGTTTTGCTTTCCCTACAACACTGACGTTAGTAGACAGTGCAACGGGCGCAACCCCCCCACAAGGTATTGCCGAAGTACTGCATACATTACTATTTAAAATTGTTGATAACCCAGTACATGCACTCATGAATGCGAACTATATTGGTATTCTTGCTTGGGGTATTGGTCTGGGTCTTGCGTTGCACCATGCCTCTGATACAACAAAAGCGGTATTTGAAGATCTAAGCCAAGGGGTCTCACAAATTGTTCGCTTTATTATTCGTCTTGCTCCATTTGGTATTTTCGGTCTAGTAGCAGCGACGTTTGCTACCACAGGCTTTAGTGCCCTACTTGGTTACGCAAACCTGCTTTTCGTTCTATTAAGCTCAATGGCGGTGATCGCTCTAGTCGTCAACCCTATTATTGTTTGGGTTAAAACAAAGCAAAATCCATACCCATTGGTTCTACAATGTTTACGTGAAAGTGGTGTTACAGCCTTCTTCACCCGTTCAAGTGCCGCTAACATTCCAGTAAACATGGCATTATGTGAAAAACTTAAACTGGACGAAGACACATACTCTGTATCGATTCCTTTAGGTGCAACTATTAACATGGGTGGCGCGGCAATTACCATCACTGTGTTAACACTTGCAGCTGTACATACACTAGGGATTCAAGTGGATTTCCTATCTGCTGTACTCCTGAGTTTAATTGCTGCCATCTCGGCATGTGGTGCTTCTGGTGTAGCCGGTGGCTCTCTACTACTTATCCCACTGGCTTGTAGCTTATTTGGTATTCCAAACGAAGTGGCTATGCAAGTGGTTGGTGTTGGCTTTATTATTGGTGTTCTACAAGATTCTGCAGAAACTGCCCTTAACAGTTCAACTGACGTAGTATTTACCGCAGCCGTTTGTCGCTCAGAACAAGCTAAAGCTGAGCAATAATTCCTTAGCTGAACCCCTCATTGTATTAGATAAAACCTCAAGCCTTGCTTGAGGTTTTTTTATTGCAATAGCCAATAATGAAAACTGAGCACCCAACCAATTCCAGCTTAATGAAAAGTCCTTCTTTTATTCTACGAATACAATCACTTACATTCCAACAATGTGCATATCGGCTATTTTTTGACAGTTGTTACCTATAATGGCGTACGGTATACCTATTTCTGTTCATATTAAAATTATTATAGACAGACACATTTATGACTACTAAAAACACCCTCTTAGGCCACCCTCGTGGTCTTTTTCTTTTATTCAGCACAGAATTATGGGAACGTTTCTCATACTACGCAATGCGCGCCATTCTTGTTTTATACCTCACTGATACCACAATAAATGGCGGATTAGGTTGGAGCACTAAAGACGCTCTGGATCTGTATGGCATTTATACTGGATTGGTCTA from Vibrio rarus includes the following:
- a CDS encoding YgiQ family radical SAM protein, whose product is MHNAITPIHQHKKYWAECFGTAPFLPTSRKEMDALGWDSCDIIIITGDAYVDHPSFGMAIIGRLLEAQGFRVGIIPQPRWGDKKDFMKLGQPNLFFGITAGNMDSMINRYTADRKLRHDDAYTPNNEGGKRPDRATLVYSQRCREAYKQAPIVLGGIEASLRRIAHYDYWSDKVRRSVLFDAKADLLLFGNAERALIEVAHRLANGEEISQLTHIRGTAVNLAQAPESFKIIDSSRIEKPNKAFVPTNPYEVESNCTDKSSEQSETKAEPIVIRPSRHDSETTAIRIPAFEKLHNDRILYAHASRIMHLETNPHSGRALIQRHGDRELWVNQPPIPLTTEEMDYVFGLPFARVPHPMYGKAKIPAYDMIKTSVNIMRGCFGGCSFCSITEHEGRIIQNRSQESILNELEEIRDKVPGFTGTISDLGGPTANMYRLGCSIPKAEATCRRPSCVFPGICNKLNTDHKHTIDLYRAARKVPGVKKIMIASGVRYDLAIESPEYVKELVTHHVGGYLKIAPEHTEKGPLDKMMKPGMGAYDRFKEMFEKYSQQAGKKQYLIPYFISAHPGTEDEDMINLALWLKANKYECDQVQNFYPSPMCNATAMYYSETNPLKRVKYKKREDVPVAKGERQRRLHKALLRYHDPANWPLIREALISLGKKHLIGDKPSCLVPEEDIEAQTPAQRRKSGRHGAHRFATKHTDKQPDIRKPNHRGNAKSGQGRPGQPKQGGTHQGQGKSNSGNGNNTGNNTGSAKGRGQNKANGHQAQAGKNKTRRR
- a CDS encoding MMPL family transporter, with translation MFDNLPTLENPYSETLIVQRFTDTIIRFPKSLMLLVLSVTLVAGYYGVTHFSMNADLNDLVEQKGSWRDNLDAVESVFPDRGNVVIAVSSNDGAQAKKATAKLAQAFKKQKIFQEVFAPSTLPWFEQYGLGFLNQQDFDALDHKVTLLLPQMMTLSRNHDLHGYLGALDKKLSSEDLSAQDVNTLLTPIAQAANDNNVHWQGILMDEASVPNGYVISLHAVPDFSEAEPNKAIMNAVREVISSVGMPADVMVRVTGQTALDFDEIQDANDSVTLAGTVSLVSLILILAIGIRSLRIIAASYLAVLVGLVWTFAAGLLLVGAFNTISIVFMVIFIGLGVDFAVHLSLHIYDQRLKGHDNNDSLSFSVQHSISPLGLCALSSAVGFLSFYPTAYNGLGELGIISAAGMILGLLATFLVIPLFFQFFGYPKVKRSNAKRSKLALKLSEMIIHHHKKIIALTLLGAVITGYGAQQFQFDFSTLVLKNKNSESVETLQWLQDNKLGSSYQLLAVAKDREQALQWEEQLNQQPEVASTLSANSFLPVSYSQRVAQLNDSMKVHSQAKERMSWVAFFAKYKSLLMVSGAPQTAISEGAIKQHLLAEAASLQQLSSQTTVSEPSVDMLPTQIRQKYISEQGQWLLSITPSGDMRDVSQVSAFIDAVQHIAPLATGRAVAEQQVGQIIIKAFYTAIVISIIGITAILLFSVRYKLDILFIFIPLILTTTTTLAIAHWFGQSLNMANIIVIPLIFGLGVDNGIHIVKRFRREQTITRFFSSSTPKATLISCLTTIATFGSLMLADHQGMHSIGFLLTIALSAILCFSLLILPAFLHRFEPNREFEL
- a CDS encoding lipase family protein; translation: MKRLKRYQYERYAVLCRLAYPRIFKQTAFGFDANGQRIIRNAQGKVMIRILWSKSRQEVVIVLKGSHSIKDWLINLLCWQRSATLFGLDYSIHAGFHYLLRQESPPSHKLDTLGLSVFERVLHIVTPLLNNGMRLVITGHSSGGALGCIIGDHIERRHPKAIKRIVTFGQPAVGGWTFKQRYTLPHKTYRVCCDLDVVTFMPPLPLLYWHVGKILWLYNGRIYENTPTFIRLGRSFISWLIRPFSYHLMSKYIRNKDFFDDH
- the sstT gene encoding serine/threonine transporter SstT is translated as MQNTFIARLAKGNLVMQILIGIVAGAILAVASPSTATSVGLLGSLFVGALKAVAPILVFILVAASIANQKKNKHSYMRPIVILYLIGTFLAAITAVLLSFAFPTTLTLVDSATGATPPQGIAEVLHTLLFKIVDNPVHALMNANYIGILAWGIGLGLALHHASDTTKAVFEDLSQGVSQIVRFIIRLAPFGIFGLVAATFATTGFSALLGYANLLFVLLSSMAVIALVVNPIIVWVKTKQNPYPLVLQCLRESGVTAFFTRSSAANIPVNMALCEKLKLDEDTYSVSIPLGATINMGGAAITITVLTLAAVHTLGIQVDFLSAVLLSLIAAISACGASGVAGGSLLLIPLACSLFGIPNEVAMQVVGVGFIIGVLQDSAETALNSSTDVVFTAAVCRSEQAKAEQ